The genomic window GGCGTCATTTCATAGATGTCGGCGCCTGCGGCCTTCGCCGCTTTCGCAAGCCCGACCAGCAGTTTCAGCGGGTGGATATGGCCAGTGCCGGTATCGCGCGTACCGCCGAAATAATGGGTGGAGCCGACACGTTTGCGCGCCTCGCCACGCTCCATGTAGGAAATATGCGGATAGCCGTAGCGGTTGTTCATTGCATCCACGCTACGCCGATAGTCGTCCTCATAGGCCGCCTTGTGCGCCACATAAAGCTGCCCCGGCAGATAGTCCATGTCGATGCCGCGGCTGCTGGCGAAGTCGCGTACGTAATTCTTGGCATCCTCGGCAATGTCGAACAGCAGCTTGGATTGCTCGAAGCCGATCTCGCCTTCCATCTCGTCCGGAAAGGAGCGCTGGCCGGTGCCGAACTGGCCGCCATTGCGGCCGGAAGCACCGTCGCCAAAACGATGCGCTTCGATGAGGGCGACGGAAACGCCGTTTTCGGCGAGGTTACAGGCGGCCTGAAGGCCGGTATAGCCGCCGCCGATGATCGCGACATCAACCTGCTTCGACCCGTCGAGGGCCGGATAGTCCGGCCGCTCGCCGACGGTTGCCTGATACCAGGATAGTCCCGGCGCAATCGGGCTTTGCCATGTCATGCTCGTGGTTCCTCACACGTTGAGAAGCAGGAACTCGCGCTCCCAGGGGCTGATGACCTGCATGAAGGTCTCGAATTCCCCGCGTTTCAGGCCGGCATAAAGGCCCACGAATTCATGGCCAAACACCCGGTCGAACTGCTCCTCGCCTTCCAGCAGCGCCACGGCCTCCAGCAGCCCGCGCGGCAGTTCGATGGAGCCTTCATTGGCCGTATCGGCTGTGGGTTCGGTCGGCTCGATATTGTTGACGATGCCAAGCCAGCCGCAGCCGAGCGAAGCGGCTAGTGCCAGATACGGATTGGCGTCCGAGCTCGGCAGGCGGTTTTCGACGCGACGCGCCTGCGGGCCGGAAATCGGCACCCGGAAAGCCGTGGTGCGGTTGTCATAACCCCAGGCATTGTTGACCGGGCAGGCCATGTCGGGCGTCAGGCGGCGATAGGAATTCACATAGGGCGCGAGCATGACCAGCGCATTGGGCACATAGCGCTGCATGCCGCCGACGAAGGAGAAAAACTCTTTCGAAGGGCTGCCATCGGCATTGGAGAAGATATTGCGGCCGCCATCGATCTCCACCACTGACTGGTGGATATGCATCGCCGAACCCGGCTGGCCCTGCATCGGCTTCGCCATGAAGGTGGCGTAGATGCCGTGTTTCAGCGCCGCCTCGCGAATGGTGCGCTTGAACAGGAACACCTGGTCGGCAAGCTCGATCGGGTCGCCATGGCGCAGGTTGATTTCCAGCTGCGCCGGGCCTTCCTCATGGATCAGCGTATCGATCTCGAGACCCTGCTTTTCCGAGAAATGGTAGATATCGTCGATCAGCTCGTCGAATTCGTTGATGCCGGCGATGGAATAGCTCTGCCCACCGACGATCGACCGTCCCGACCGGCCTTTCGGCGGATGCAGCGGATAGTCAGGGTCGTCATTCATGGCGACGAGATAAAATTCGATTTCGGGTGCTACGACCGGCTTCCAGCCCTTTTCGGTATAGAGCGAAAGCACGTTCTTCAGCACATTGCGCGGCGTGTAGGGAACGAAATTGCCTTCCGCATCCACCACGTCGCAGATCACCTGCGCGGTCGGATCCGTCTCCCAGGGCACGACGGACAGCGTCGAAAGATCCGGCACCAGCTTCAGATCGCTGTCGCGCGGCTCGTAGCGGAAATTCGCGGTCTCATCAGGATATTCGCCTGATATCGTGTGGCGGTAGAGCGCGGATGGTAGGGCGAGCGAGGTATCGCCCGTGAATTTCGCCGTCGGCATCATCTTGCCGCGCGCAACCCCGGCAAGGTCGGGCGTGATGCATTCTATGTCTTCGATCCCGCGCGCGCGCAACCATTGCGCGGCTTCGCGCCAGGAGGAAACGCCACGGGTGGAGGAAAGATCGAGGGGAGGAGACTTCTTTGCCATGGTTGCCTGTTTCTTGGGGCGGAGCATGGTTTTTTTGGCGGGCATGTATCACCGGGTCTGTGTTTCTGGTGGAGCCATCATAACCGTAGTTTGGCAATTGGCGAGGGGGAAAGCGCCATTGACAAGCGGCGGCACTTGGAAAAGAGGAAAGGAAACGGATCGGATGGAATGATGACAGAGAAATGTGACGTGCTGATTTTGGGGGCGGGCGCTGCCGGCATGATGTGCGCCATCCGCGCCGGAAAGCGCGGCCGCTCCGTCGTCATTCTCGACCACGCCAAGGCACCGGGTGAAAAGATCCGCATTTCCGGCGGTGGCCGCTGCAACTTCACCAATATTCATGCCGGGCCGAAGAATTATCTCTCCGCCAACCCGCATTTCGCCAAATCCGCGCTCGCCCGCTATACGCCGCGCGATTTCATCGCTCTCGTCGAAAAACACCGTATCGCCTGGCACGAAAAGACACTCGGCCAGCTCTTCTGCGATGACAGCGCCAAGGACATCATCCGCATGCTGCTTGGCGAAATGCAGGCGGTGAATGCGAAGCTGCGGCTCGAAACATCAGTCTCGGCCGTCACCCATGATGGTGGCCGTTTTCGCGTGACGACCTCAGGCGGCGTCATCGAGGCGGAAAGCCTCGTCGTCGCAACGGGAGCCAAGTCAATCCCGAAAATGGGCGCGACCGGCTTTGCCTACCAGATTGCCGAACAATTCGGCTTGTCGCTTGTCGAGACGCGACCCGGCCTCGTGCCGCTGACGCTCGATCCCGCTTCGCTGGAACGGCTGAGCCCGCTTGCCGGCGTCGCGGTTCCGGCCGAGGTTTCCCATGGCAAGACGTCGTTTGAGGAAGCGCTGCTGTTCACCCATCGCGGTTTGAGCGGCCCCGCCATCCTGCAAATCTCCTCCTATTGGAGGGAAGGCGATGCCATCCGCCTGAAACTGGAGCCGGCGCGCGATATTGTGGCGCTGCTGAGGCAAGCAAAACAGAAGAATGGCCGCCAGTCGGCCCAGACGGCTCTTTCCGAAATCCTGCCGAAGCGGCTCGCCCAACATGTGGTCGAGCAATCCGGTGTCACCGGCAATCTCGCCGATATGTCCGACAAGGTTCTCGCAAAGCTGGCGGGTGAGGTGCAGGACTGGCAGATCAAGCCTGCCGGGTCCGAAGGCTACCGAACGGCGGAAGTCACGCTCGGCGGTGTGGACACGAGCGGCCTCGATTCCCGCAGCATGGCGGCGAAGTCCGTGCCAGGCCTCTATTTCATTGGCGAATGTGTTGATGTGACCGGCTGGCTCGGCGGCTATAATTTCCAGTGGGCCTGGGCCTCCGGGCAGGCGGCAGGTGAATTCGCCTGAAACCGTGCCCGTTAACACCTTGTTAATGTGCCTGGGGTCATCCTGATCAAATGCCAGCAAAGCAGGGTCACCCAGTGATCCCACTGCACATGATGTCGTGCTGGAGGCTCTTAACAGGGCATGGGTCGGTTGAGTTTTTCGTCAGGAGCCCGCGCATGAACAGAACAGCACATCGCCGCCCTCGCGCCATTGCCATCGCCCGCGCCGAAAGCGGGAGCAGGCAGTTGGCCTTTCGCCTCAGCATCATCGCAGCTGGCGCTCTCGCGGCTCTGATCGCTCTGTTTTACTGATCGGCGGTTCTTCGCCTTCATTAAGCGGATAAGCCCGCTGAAAAACCGCGACGGCCGCGATGCCGAGGCCATATCGGCATAAAATTTCTCTTCCTGTAGAATGGCTTCGCGCCGCGTGCGCGGCTTCTGATTGTCAATGATGGCCAGTGCTGCAAAAATCGCGTGCATGTTCGCTCTCCTTCTGAATGCGGAGGGCCATGATGCACGCCGTTTTTTGATTTATCTGCGCAAGAAAATGCGCTACGTTTTTCACCGATGAAAAACGTCACCTGGGATTCCTATCAACTTTTCCTCGACGTGTCACGCAGTGGCGGCCTGACGGGTGCTGCCGCGCTGACCGGTTTGAGCCCCGCGACCGTGGGGCGACGCATGGTCGAGCTGGAGGAGCGCATCGGCAAGGCCCTGTTTCAGCGCAGCCAGACCGGATACGCCCTGACGGCGGATGGCCGTGCGCTGTTCGACCGGCTTCAGGCAATGGAAAATGCGGCCAAGGATATCGAGGGATGGCAGAAGGCGTCGTCGGCCTCTTCCACCGTGCGCATTGCCGTCGGCACCTGGAATGCCTGGCTGTTGACGGGGAATTTCTCCGCCATCTGCACTGACCGCGATGATTTCCGCATCGATCTTTTCATTGCCGAACAGAGGGCGTCTCTGGCGCATCGCGAGAACGACATCGGCATCCGCGCTTTCGAGCCGCAGGAAAAGAACCTTGCCGCCATCAGGACGGGGGAGGTGGCCTATGCGCCCTACAGGCTGCGCAATGCTGCTGCCGCCGTTGCCGACCGCTGGCTGGCGGTGGCGGAAGATAGCGCCATTTCCACCTATCTGCGCTGGCCGCATGACAACCGCCGCAGCGATATCGCGGTGACGGTAAACCGGCCGGTGGCGCTGCTCGATCTGGTGCTGGCCGGGGCAGGCATCGCCGTGCTTCCCTGTTTCGTGGGCGATGCGGATGCGCGGCTTCTTCGTGAAGGCGGCGAAATTGAAATACTCCGCCACAATCAATGGATCGTCATGAACAATGACGATCGCCACCGCCGCGATATCAGGACGGTGGCGGATCGGATGACCCGTCTCATCAAGGGGCATTCCGATCTTTATGCCGGGCGCAAGAGCCGCCCGGCATGAAAGAATGGCTGCCATTCAGGCGGCGGCACTTCCCTGCGCGACGATAACGGGGATCAAAAGATCGCCCCAGTTGCCGCCGCCGCCGTGGTGGCGGGCCGAGCGGACGAGCTCGACGGAAACGCCAGCCTCGACGGCTTTCATGACGGCCTGGTTAAGGCGGTGCAGATCATTGGCCAGCATGCGGATGGCGGCCTGCTGATCCTGCGTCATGGCGGAGGACTGTTCCTCGGCGCGTTCCTTGACGTGGGTCTTGATGGGGTTATGGGCATTCATGGCATTTCTCCTCTCTTTATTGGTTGGGGTTCTTGATGCGATTTGCAAGCCCTTCCCGGTCTCTGGCGGTCGCCGGGAAGGGCTGTTTCTCGATTTATTCAGCCGCCGGGCGGAACTGGTCGTGCTCGGTGGATTCCTTCATGGCTGTGGTGGACGACGTGCCGCCCGAGATCGCCAGAGACACGGCGTCGAAATAGCCGGTGCCGACTTCGCGCTGGTGCTTGGTGGCGGTGTAACCGTTAACCTCGGCTGCGAATTCCGCTTCCTGAAGCTCGGAATAGGCCGCCATCTGCCGGTCCTTGTAACCGCGCGCCAGTTCGAACATGCCGAAATTCAGCTGGTGGAAACCGGCCAGCGTAATGAACTGGAACTTGTAGCCCATCGCCCCCAGCTCGCGCTGGAACTTGGCAATCGTCGCGTCGTCGAGGTTCTTTTTCCAGTTGAACGACGGCGAGCAATTGTAAGCGAGCTTCTTGCCGGGATGCACCTTGTGCACGCCTTCCGCAAACCTGCGTGCCTGTTCGAGATCCGGCTTTGATGTTTCGCACCAGATCAGGTCGCAATAGGGCGCATAGGCAACCGCGCGGGCGATGCAGGGTTCAAGACCGTTCTTGACCTGATAGAAGCCCTCGACGGTGCGGCCGGCATCGTAATCCACGAAGGGCTGGTCGCGCTCGTCGATATCGGAGGTCAGAAGCTTGGCCGCCTCCGCATCAGTGCGGGCGATGACCAGTGTCGGTACACCCATGACATCAGCCGCAAGTCGCGCCGCCGTCAGGTTGCGAATATGCGCCGCCGTCGGGATCAGAACCTTGCCGCCGAGATGGCCGCACTTCTTTTCCGATGCCAGCTGATCCTCATAGTGAACGCCCGCCGCGCCCGCCTCGATGAAGGCCTTCATGATCTCGAAGGCATTGAGCGGCCCGCCGAAACCGGCCTCCGCATCGGCAACGATCGGCGCAAACCAGGTGTCGACCGAAAGACCCTTACCCTCCGCCGTCTCGATCTGGTCGGCGCGCTGCAAGGTGCGGTTGATGCGCTTTGCAAGCTCAGGTGCCGCATTGGCCGGGTAAAGCGACTGGTCCGGATACATGGCCGAGGCCGTGTTGGCGTCAGCCGCAACCTGCCAGCCGGAAAGATAGATCGCCTTCAGCCCGGCGCGAACCATCTGCATGGCCTGATTGCCGGAGAGCGCACCGAGCGCATTGACGAAATTCTCCTCGTTGATCAGCTTCCACAGCCGGTTCGCACCCATCTCGGCCAGCGAATGGCGGATTTCGACGGAGCCGCGCAACCGCTCCACGTCGGCGGCGGTGTAGGTGCGCTCAATGCCGTCAAAACGTCCCTGCGGTGCACCCGGAACAAGTTTGTAAAAATCCGTCATACTTCTCTCTCCCATGACAAATGCGGTTTTTGAAACGGACTGCCGTGAACTTCGTGTGGCGCCGTTCGATGTGACTACATTTACATTTTTGGAGATTTGAGCGCCAGAACAAACATAAAAACAGTGACTTGAAAGAGGTTATCCTGTAGGGTGCGTGACAGGGTGGAGCTGTAAATTTGTAAATTTTGTAAAAACTTTTGAGCTGTCGAGTTTGTAACAGACTTGTATGAGTTGACGGGATGGAGGGGCGACGCTGTGTCGGAAAACAAGATTTTTGCAGGCCCGCGGGTGCGCCGTATTCGCAATGGGCTCGCATTGACGCAGACGGCCATGGCCGAGGCGCTGGCGATCTCGCCGTCTTACCTCAATCTCATCGAGCGCAACCAGCGGCCGCTCACGGTGCAGCTACTTTTGAAGCTCGCTTCGGTCTACAAGGTCGATCTCGATGACCTTCAGGGCGAAAGCGCCGGTTCCGCCGGGCAGTTGCGTGAGGTCTTCGCCGATCCTTTGCTGGCGGGTGAAGTGCCGTCGCCGCAAGAGCTGATCGAGGTTGCCGATGCCGCGCCCAATGCGGCAAGCGGTGTCCTCAAGCTTTACCGGGCCTATCGGGAGCAGGCGCAGCGCCTTTCCGACCTTTCCGATCTTCTGGCGCGGGAGGGACATGAGACGGCGCTCTCCTCCACCCGCCTGCCGATCGACGAGGTCCGGCACGTCTTTGAAAACCGGCCAGCCTATTTCCACGCCATCGATGCGGCAGCAGAAGAACTCCATAAACAATTGTCAGTGGGTGATGATCTCGCCTCCGGTCTGCGCGCATGGCTACAGAAAAACCACGGCATCGTCGTCAGAACCCTGCCGGTGCACGCCATGCCCAATCTCAGGCGGCGTTATGACCGCCATTCCATGCGGCTGTTTTTGTCCGAGCGCCTGTCGCAGCCGGATCAACTCCGGGAAATGGCGATGGAGACCTGTCTTCTGGCGCTTCGCGAAGAGATCGGCGGGGAACTGGAAGCGCTGAACCTGAAAGGCGAGGAGGCGCGACGCATCGCCCGTTTCGAACTGGCGCGTTATGCCGCCCATGCGCTGATGATGCCCTATGGTGCGTTCCTCGCCGCCGCCCAGCGCGCGAAATATGACCTCGATGTTCTGCGGTCGCGTTTCAACGTGTCGTTCGAGCAGGCCGCTAACCGGCTCGTCAGCCTGCAAAGGCCGACGGCCTCGGCAATTCCGTTTTTCCTGATGGAGATCGACAATGCCGGCAACCGCTTCCGCCTCTCAGGTGCTGGCGGTTTCCCGAGGGCGCGATTCGGCGGTCTCTGTCCGCGGCTCAATATCCATGCCGCCTTCGCCCAGCCGGGGCAGGTGCTGGTGGAAGCCGTGGAAATGCCTGACGGAGATGCCTTCCTCACGGTTTCGCGCACGCTGGAAGGCCCGCAGGCGGGTTTCGGCGAAAGGGTGAGGCGCACGGCCGTGCTTCTGGGCTGCGATCTCGGCCAGGCGTCGGAAACGGTCTATGGTCCGGCCGCTTCGGGTGCTGCACCCGTCGCCATCGGCCCCTCATGCCGGCTGTGCGAAAGGCAGGGTTGCCTGTCGCGCGCCGAAGCGCCGCTCACGCGCCCGCTCGGGTTGGATGAAATGGTCACCGGCCTCAGTGTTTTCGACTTCCAGTAGGTCTTTCGATCCACTTTTTTGTGGCTGGAACACATTTGGTTGAAAATGCTGTGCTGCACATTTCCCGCTTGCTCCCTTTTGTTTTCCTTTCTAGTCTCTCCCAAAAAAGGGGATCACGCTTCCGTCGTGAGGATGCGTTAACAGGAGACATCATGAAAAACCGTTCTCTCCGCCTGACCTTGGCTCTCACCACCGCGCTCGTTGCAGCAGGCTCGGCGATGGCCCAGGAGAAGGTCGTCCACGTCTATAACTGGTCGGATTATATCGATCCCGTCATCCTTGAAGACTTCACCAAGGAAACTGGAATCAAGGTCGTCTACGACGTTTATGACGGCAACGAGGTGCTGGAGACCAAGCTTTTGGCCGGCAGCTCGGGTTATGACGTCGTGGCGCCGACATCGCCTTTCCTGGCACGGCAGATCAAGGCCGGTGTCTACCAGAAGCTGGACAAGTCCAAGCTGCCGAACCTCAAGAACATGTGGCCGGAAATCACCGAACGTCTGGCGCAATACGACCCCGGCAACGAATATGCCGTCAACTACATGTGGGGCACCACCGGCATCGGCTATAACGTCGCCAAGGTGAAGGCCGCGCTCGGCGATGTGCCTGTTGATAGCTGGGACGTGCTGTTCAAGCCGGAAAATGCCGAGAAGCTGAAATCCTGCGGTATCAACATTCTCGACGCGTCGGACGAGACATTCGCGATTGCGATGAACTATATCGGCAAGAATCCCGACAGCAAGGAGACGGCCGACCTGGAAGCGGGCGGCGAGGTCTATTCTAAGATTCGCCCCTCTGTGAAGACCTTCAATTCGTCGCCCTATATCAATGATCTCGCCAATGGCGACATTTGCATCTCCATCGGCTGGTCCGGCGATATCCTTCAGGCGAAAACGCGCGCCGAGGAAGCCAAGAACGGCGTCGAAGTGAATTACGTCATCCCCAAGGAAGGCACCTATATCTGGATGGACAGCTTCGCCATTCCGGCTGATGCCAAGAATGTCGACGAGGCCCACGCCTTCATCAACTACATGATGAAGCCTGAAGTCGCGGCCAAGGCTTCCGACTACGTGCAATACGCCAACGGCAACCTGCCCTCGCAGGCGCTGATGGATCCGTCGGTTGCGAAGAACCCGGGGGTCTATCCCGATCCGGAAACGATGAAGAAGCTCTTCACCATCTCGCCCTACGGACCGAAGGAACAGCGTGTGTTGAACCGCGTCTGGACACAG from Agrobacterium tumefaciens includes these protein-coding regions:
- a CDS encoding glutamine synthetase family protein; protein product: MPAKKTMLRPKKQATMAKKSPPLDLSSTRGVSSWREAAQWLRARGIEDIECITPDLAGVARGKMMPTAKFTGDTSLALPSALYRHTISGEYPDETANFRYEPRDSDLKLVPDLSTLSVVPWETDPTAQVICDVVDAEGNFVPYTPRNVLKNVLSLYTEKGWKPVVAPEIEFYLVAMNDDPDYPLHPPKGRSGRSIVGGQSYSIAGINEFDELIDDIYHFSEKQGLEIDTLIHEEGPAQLEINLRHGDPIELADQVFLFKRTIREAALKHGIYATFMAKPMQGQPGSAMHIHQSVVEIDGGRNIFSNADGSPSKEFFSFVGGMQRYVPNALVMLAPYVNSYRRLTPDMACPVNNAWGYDNRTTAFRVPISGPQARRVENRLPSSDANPYLALAASLGCGWLGIVNNIEPTEPTADTANEGSIELPRGLLEAVALLEGEEQFDRVFGHEFVGLYAGLKRGEFETFMQVISPWEREFLLLNV
- a CDS encoding NAD(P)/FAD-dependent oxidoreductase, with protein sequence MMTEKCDVLILGAGAAGMMCAIRAGKRGRSVVILDHAKAPGEKIRISGGGRCNFTNIHAGPKNYLSANPHFAKSALARYTPRDFIALVEKHRIAWHEKTLGQLFCDDSAKDIIRMLLGEMQAVNAKLRLETSVSAVTHDGGRFRVTTSGGVIEAESLVVATGAKSIPKMGATGFAYQIAEQFGLSLVETRPGLVPLTLDPASLERLSPLAGVAVPAEVSHGKTSFEEALLFTHRGLSGPAILQISSYWREGDAIRLKLEPARDIVALLRQAKQKNGRQSAQTALSEILPKRLAQHVVEQSGVTGNLADMSDKVLAKLAGEVQDWQIKPAGSEGYRTAEVTLGGVDTSGLDSRSMAAKSVPGLYFIGECVDVTGWLGGYNFQWAWASGQAAGEFA
- a CDS encoding LysR family transcriptional regulator; translation: MKNVTWDSYQLFLDVSRSGGLTGAAALTGLSPATVGRRMVELEERIGKALFQRSQTGYALTADGRALFDRLQAMENAAKDIEGWQKASSASSTVRIAVGTWNAWLLTGNFSAICTDRDDFRIDLFIAEQRASLAHRENDIGIRAFEPQEKNLAAIRTGEVAYAPYRLRNAAAAVADRWLAVAEDSAISTYLRWPHDNRRSDIAVTVNRPVALLDLVLAGAGIAVLPCFVGDADARLLREGGEIEILRHNQWIVMNNDDRHRRDIRTVADRMTRLIKGHSDLYAGRKSRPA
- the aceA gene encoding isocitrate lyase; protein product: MTDFYKLVPGAPQGRFDGIERTYTAADVERLRGSVEIRHSLAEMGANRLWKLINEENFVNALGALSGNQAMQMVRAGLKAIYLSGWQVAADANTASAMYPDQSLYPANAAPELAKRINRTLQRADQIETAEGKGLSVDTWFAPIVADAEAGFGGPLNAFEIMKAFIEAGAAGVHYEDQLASEKKCGHLGGKVLIPTAAHIRNLTAARLAADVMGVPTLVIARTDAEAAKLLTSDIDERDQPFVDYDAGRTVEGFYQVKNGLEPCIARAVAYAPYCDLIWCETSKPDLEQARRFAEGVHKVHPGKKLAYNCSPSFNWKKNLDDATIAKFQRELGAMGYKFQFITLAGFHQLNFGMFELARGYKDRQMAAYSELQEAEFAAEVNGYTATKHQREVGTGYFDAVSLAISGGTSSTTAMKESTEHDQFRPAAE
- a CDS encoding helix-turn-helix domain-containing protein, which produces MSENKIFAGPRVRRIRNGLALTQTAMAEALAISPSYLNLIERNQRPLTVQLLLKLASVYKVDLDDLQGESAGSAGQLREVFADPLLAGEVPSPQELIEVADAAPNAASGVLKLYRAYREQAQRLSDLSDLLAREGHETALSSTRLPIDEVRHVFENRPAYFHAIDAAAEELHKQLSVGDDLASGLRAWLQKNHGIVVRTLPVHAMPNLRRRYDRHSMRLFLSERLSQPDQLREMAMETCLLALREEIGGELEALNLKGEEARRIARFELARYAAHALMMPYGAFLAAAQRAKYDLDVLRSRFNVSFEQAANRLVSLQRPTASAIPFFLMEIDNAGNRFRLSGAGGFPRARFGGLCPRLNIHAAFAQPGQVLVEAVEMPDGDAFLTVSRTLEGPQAGFGERVRRTAVLLGCDLGQASETVYGPAASGAAPVAIGPSCRLCERQGCLSRAEAPLTRPLGLDEMVTGLSVFDFQ
- a CDS encoding polyamine ABC transporter substrate-binding protein, translated to MKNRSLRLTLALTTALVAAGSAMAQEKVVHVYNWSDYIDPVILEDFTKETGIKVVYDVYDGNEVLETKLLAGSSGYDVVAPTSPFLARQIKAGVYQKLDKSKLPNLKNMWPEITERLAQYDPGNEYAVNYMWGTTGIGYNVAKVKAALGDVPVDSWDVLFKPENAEKLKSCGINILDASDETFAIAMNYIGKNPDSKETADLEAGGEVYSKIRPSVKTFNSSPYINDLANGDICISIGWSGDILQAKTRAEEAKNGVEVNYVIPKEGTYIWMDSFAIPADAKNVDEAHAFINYMMKPEVAAKASDYVQYANGNLPSQALMDPSVAKNPGVYPDPETMKKLFTISPYGPKEQRVLNRVWTQIKTGT